Genomic window (Thermoproteota archaeon):
TATCTGAGGGGGTTCGAAGTCGGGGATAAGGTGGTCATAGATGTGGAACCATCTGAGAGGGGGGGTATGCCCCACAGGAGGTACCAGGGCAAGGTCGGCGTGGTTGTAGGGAAGAGGGGCCACGCCTACTTGGTGGATGTGAAGCTAGGGAACAAAGTGAAGCATCTCATAGTTCTCCCAGTGCATCTCAAGAAGCACAAGGAGTGAATGAGGGATCAACTTGTCCCAGTCAGAGGCAAGTGGGGAGAGGAAGCCCCTCACGCTCGCTGAGGTGAAGGCCCTAGTCTTCGAGAAGTGGACCTCCAACATGGAGAGGTTGAACCTCGATCAGAAGAGGCTCCTCACATACCTCTCCAAGTTCACCAAGGTGGAGGATGCCGCGAAGGCTAGAGAGGTAGTCGATCAGCTCGTGGTGAAGTTCAACCTCCAGGAGGAGCACGCGGTCATGCTGGTCAATGTGCTCCCAAAGAGTGTGGAGGAGTTGAAGGCCTACCTCTACAAGGACTACCCTCTTTTAGGTGAGTCGGACTACAAGGAAATGCTTAACTTATTGAAGGGGCTGAAGGAGGAAGAGTGAAACCCGGTGTCACTAAGATGTGGAGATATGTCCCAGGCAGGAGAAAGCCCCACGATAGCTGGGCCTATGTACTATACGTTGACGAGGCTAGGAGGAGGGTCCAGCTCATCGGAGATCGCTACTTCATCATAATGGAGTTCATACTCAAGCCCAATGCCCAAGTCTCCCCCATGAAGAAGGTCTACGTGGGTAAGGGGCCGAGACAGGAGGTCAGCAAGTTCCTCAGGTACATGAGCTATGACGAGCTGGCCCCCTCAGGGAGGATGCTCTTGGAGCCGGTGGTCGCGAAGATAATACAGGAGGGGGAGCAGTTCTTCGTGAATTTTTTCAACGAGAGCGTTCCCATAACTCCGAGGCTGCATCAACTAGAGCTCCTGCCTGGGGTGGGCAAGAAGACCCTCATGAAGATACTGGAGGAGAGGAGCAGGAAGCCCTTCGTGAGCTACTCGGACGTGGCTGAAAGGACTGGACTCAAGGACCCTGCCGACCTTCTGGCTAGGAGGGCCCTGGAGGAGCTCACCGGGAATGAGAAGTACTACATACTGGTAGCTCCCAAGAGCATACTGGAGGAGGACCTCATATAGCCTATGCTCAGACCCTAACTAGAGTACCCGATTCCCCCCTCAATACCCTTATCAGGTCTCCCTTCTCGGAGAACCCAGCAATTCTAACCTTCACACCCAACCTAGCGAGCTGAAATGCCGCCTCCAGCTTGCCCCTCATTGCCCCGGTCACGTCGTAAGCAGGTCTTCCCAGATCTGGTATATCCGCCTCAGTGATCTCCGGAATGACCTCTCCATCCTCATTAAGAACTCCCGGCACATCGGCTAGGAACACGGCTTCCTCTAGACCCAGGGGGACTAGGTAGATCGGTATCTCATCCGCGGACAGCACGGAAACCCCCCTCTCATCATCGTAGATCAGGTCACCGTGAGTTAACGGGACCATATTGAGATCCATCCACGCCCTCACCGCGGAGAGATCGCAGATCGTGCCCCCACCGATCCTCCTGAATGTGGACCTGGGGTGAAAGGGGATCACCGGGAGGCCCTCCTCCCACATCAAACTGGCTATCCTCAGACTCAGCTCCATCACCCTTATCGAAGTTTCCGAGACGCCCAACTCTCTGCCCGGTTTGAAGCCCTCGTGTAGCTTGTACATCTTGACCGGTGCGTGACCGAACGGGCCGGCCCCGTGGGCTAGAAAGAGACTCCTCTCCCGCGAAATCCCTAAGAGGTCATTCGCTACCTCTCGTACGATCCTTTCTCTTACCTCGAAAGCTCCCTCCTTCTTAGGAGTTATTAGAGAGCCTCCCAGCTTTACGTAAAGCACGCGAGGATTTTTCAGTAATAATTTATAACCCTTCATCGTGACTAAGGAGGGATGAGCGAGGAGATCCTGATACTGAGTAAGGATGTGCTGCTGAGGGCCCTCCTGAGGTACGAGCCTGGGTTATCTCTCATAAAGGGGTCCGTGCTCGTAGTCCCAGCCGAGACACTCTCCCAGATGGAGGAAGAAGCTTCCAAGGGGGACAGGTTCAGCGTGGGTGCCCTCACCGAGATGGTCTGGCTGAGGGATTTG
Coding sequences:
- a CDS encoding 50S ribosomal protein L21e, which produces MGRRSFGFLYRSRDFLSKTPRERGRPSPAKYLRGFEVGDKVVIDVEPSERGGMPHRRYQGKVGVVVGKRGHAYLVDVKLGNKVKHLIVLPVHLKKHKE
- a CDS encoding DUF655 domain-containing protein, which produces MKPGVTKMWRYVPGRRKPHDSWAYVLYVDEARRRVQLIGDRYFIIMEFILKPNAQVSPMKKVYVGKGPRQEVSKFLRYMSYDELAPSGRMLLEPVVAKIIQEGEQFFVNFFNESVPITPRLHQLELLPGVGKKTLMKILEERSRKPFVSYSDVAERTGLKDPADLLARRALEELTGNEKYYILVAPKSILEEDLI
- a CDS encoding isopentenyl phosphate kinase encodes the protein MLYVKLGGSLITPKKEGAFEVRERIVREVANDLLGISRERSLFLAHGAGPFGHAPVKMYKLHEGFKPGRELGVSETSIRVMELSLRIASLMWEEGLPVIPFHPRSTFRRIGGGTICDLSAVRAWMDLNMVPLTHGDLIYDDERGVSVLSADEIPIYLVPLGLEEAVFLADVPGVLNEDGEVIPEITEADIPDLGRPAYDVTGAMRGKLEAAFQLARLGVKVRIAGFSEKGDLIRVLRGESGTLVRV